One window from the genome of Salvia splendens isolate huo1 chromosome 9, SspV2, whole genome shotgun sequence encodes:
- the LOC121749186 gene encoding secreted RxLR effector protein 161-like has product MVDCKPTYTPMIQNHGLQIVEGAKLTDSGRYQRLVGKLIYLSHTRPDIAYAVGVLSQFMHSPQEDHWEAALRIVRYLKGTAEHGVLFSKHGHLEINGFTDADWARNPNDRKSMAGYFTLVGGNLVTWRSKKQKVVALSSAEAEFSGIKSGLTEILWLKRLMTELDLYVPKP; this is encoded by the coding sequence ATGGTAGACTGCAAGCCGACATACACCCCGATGATACAGAATCACGGATTGCAGATAGTTGAAGGAGCGAAACTCACGGACAGCGGGAGATACCAGAGGCTGGTGGGAAAGCTCATTTACCTTTCTCATACTAGACCCGACATAGCATATGCTGTGGGAGTattaagtcagttcatgcactcACCACAAGAAGACCATTGGGAAGCTGCCCTGCGAATTGTCCGGTATTTGAAGGGCACTGCGGAGCATGGAGTGTTGTTCTCAAAACATGGGCACTTGGAGATTAATGGCTTTACTGATGCGGATTGGGCAAGGAACCCAAATGACCGAAAATCCATGGCAGGGTACTTTACATTGGTAGGAGGAAACCTTgtcacttggaggagcaagaagcagaaggtaGTAGCACTttcaagtgcagaagcagagTTCAGTGGAATCAAGAGTGGCCTCACTGAGATATTGTGGCTAAAGAGACTCATGACAGAACTTGATCTGTACGTACCAAAACCGTAG
- the LOC121749184 gene encoding transcription factor MYB8-like codes for MVKGTYVDKNGVRKGAWTQQEDDKLRSYIERFGHSNWRLLPKFAGLDRCGKGCRLRWMNHLKPGINRGDYSQHEKNLIAKLHRQHGNKWSVIAAELPGRTDHGVKNYWNARHKNCQNTTGDEAEMCDEPRKNVKSREVSSQVFVLESSDLNSTVAPTAVELGSDSSIDQSCSVASTAAQVVDNSFWTQPFVVETYSYDHAYGFRECDGAGDVFSPLFGTWLDDVNHMQFPFY; via the exons ATGGTGAAAGGAACCTACGTTGACAAAAACGGAGTGAGAAAGGGCGCATGGACTCAACAAGAAGATGATAAGTTAAGATCTTACATTGAGCGTTTCGGCCATTCCAACTGGCGATTGCTTCCCAAGTTTGCAG GTCTTGATAGATGCGGAAAGGGCTGCAGATTGCGATGGATGAATCACTTGAAACCGGGCATCAACCGCGGGGATTATAGCCAACACGAAAAAAATCTTATTGCAAAACTCCATCGTCAGCATGGAAACAA GTGGTCAGTCATAGCAGCTGAGCTACCGGGGAGAACAGACCATGGAGTGAAGAACTATTGGAACGCGCGACACAAGAATTGCCAAAACACAACAGGCGATGAGGCGGAGATGTGTGATGAGCCTAGAAAAAATGTCAAAAGTAGAGAGGTGTCTTCTCAAGTGTTTGTGTTGGAATCATCAGATCTCAACTCGACAGTGGCTCCAACTGCTGTCGAATTGGGGTCTGATTCGTCCATTGATCAAAGTTGCTCCGTTGCCTCAACCGCTGCCCAAGTTGTTGACAACAGTTTTTGGACTCAGCCTTTTGTGGTTGAGACATATTCCTATGATCATGCTTATGGTTTTAGGGAATGTGATGGAGCTGGAGATGTGTTTTCACCTCTTTTTGGTACATGGCTGGATGATGTCAATCATATGCAGTTTCCTTTCTACTAA
- the LOC121747539 gene encoding transcription factor MYB15-like, with translation MNYLKPGLTRGGFTQQERDLIIKLHQQYGNKWSVIAAKLPGRTDNGVKNYWHAYLKNRAITESGKEAEIRDGSSSVIKSKLRHIKPRVSSSSKVFILESSDPNLTAIPTVMELGSDSSVKQSCSNMSSVTSIDADNFSDLVVSGFHDDFWTQPFIVESDCNVRVCDEGVTFPPLVGPWMNDLL, from the exons ATGAATTACTTGAAACCTGGCCTCACACGAGGAGGTTTTACCCAACAAGAAAGAGACCTTATTATAAAACTTCATCAGCAATATGGAAACaa GTGGTCTGTCATAGCAGCAAAGCTACCTGGGAGAACAGACAACGGAGTAAAGAACTATTGGCACGCGTATCTCAAGAATCGGGCTATAACTGAATCAGGTAAAGAGGCCGAGATTCGAGATGGAAGTTCAAGTGTGATTAAGTCAAAATTAAGGCACATCAAACCTAGAGTGTCGTCATCTTCTAAAGTGTTCATTTTGGAATCATCAGATCCCAACTTGACAGCAATTCCGACTGTGATGGAGTTGGGATCTGATTCATCCGTGAAGCAAAGTTGCTCCAATATGTCATCCGTAACCTCGATTGATGCTGATAATTTCTCGGATTTGGTAGTCTCTGGATTTCATGATGATTTTTGGACTCAACCATTCATCGTTGAGTCGGATTGTAATGTTAGGGTTTGTGATGAAGGAGTTACTTTTCCTCCTCTAGTTGGTCCGTGGATGAATGATTTATTGTAG